The Chitinivibrionales bacterium region ATGGCATTATGCTCATCCATAACCACGACTTTTACCGTTGTCGAGCCGATATCAAGACCTACGGAAAGAACTTCATTGTTTTCTGGTGATTTCCGCACCAGATGCTCGAGTTTCATTATCCTGCGGTATTCCTAATTAGACGCAATTATTCCAAAAGCAAGATTCTGAAATATACATTGATGGTACGATTTATTTTAAGAAAGGATCCTAATATTTCGTATTTATATTTTGAGGTCTTTTCCTATGATGTACTATAAAAAATCGCACAAGCTCGAAAATGTCCTCTATGATATTCGTGGACCGGTTTCCCGTGAAGCTCAGCGGCTGGAGGAAGAGGGATACCATATTCTGAAACTTCACACCGGTAATCCGGCTGCTTTCGGATTCGATACCCCCGATGAAATGCTTCATGACGTAATAGTTAACCTGAAACATTCTCAGGGTTATCTCGACGACTCCCGGGGGCTCTTTCCCGCACGGAAAGCGGTCTTTCAATACTACCAGGAAAAGGGCGTCGAGGGCATCGATGTCGATGACATTTATATCGGTAATGGCGTCAGTGAGTTGATCATGATGGCGCTTCAGGCACTGCTCAATACCGGGTATGAAGTGTTGATTCCGGCGCCCGACTATCCGCTCTGGACAGCTGCGACCAACCTGGCTGGCGGAAAACCTGTCCATTATATGTGTGATGAATCTTCGGGCTGGATTCCCGATCTGAAGGATATCAAGAAGAAGGCGTCGTCAAAAACCAGGGCGATAGTCATTATTAATCCGAACAATCCTACCGGCGCGGTGTATCCACGAGAAGTCCTGGAAGAGATTGTAGATGTCGCCCGTGAACATGAACTGATTATTTTCTCCGATGAGATATACGATAAGATCCTTTATGATTCCGCAGTCCATGTTCCTACGTCTCTTTTAGCTCCCGACCTTCTCTGCATAACCTTCAACGGTCTTTCAAAATCATATCGTGCCGCAGGATTCAGGGCAGGATGGATGGCGATCACCGGTACCAAAGAGACTGCATCGGATTATATGGAAGGTCTGGAGATGCTCTCGAGTACCCGCCTGTGCGCCAATGTTCCCGCCCAGTTTGCCGTTCAAACAGCACTGGGAGGTTACCAGAGCATTAACGATCTGGTCAAACCCGGAGGACGGTTGTATGAACAGAGAAATGTCTGCTACCAGCTGATTTCGGAAATACCCGGTGTCAGTTGTGTCAAACCACAGGGCGCGCTCTACCTCTTTCCAAAACTGGACCGGAAGAAATTCAATATCAAAAATGATCAGAAGCTTGTACTGGATCTTCTATTGCAGGAACATGTACTGATTGTACAGGGCACCGGTTTCAACTGGCCCGAACGTGACCATATTCGAATAGTATTCCTGCCTGCCGTTGAGGATCTTAAAATGGCATGCGAAAAAATCGGGAATTTCCTCGCAAATTACCGTCAGGAATAATTCCGGTCAACCATCATCCTGCACCTCAAAGGAGCGCAAGGTTGTTTTCGGGGTCTTGTTTTTATAAAATTCTTTCCAGAGGTAAAAGAACCCCTCCAGCAACGATTCGGTGGTGAAATTTCTGGGTTTGAAAACCACATTCCCCGTGTTCCAGAGATGGTAGTTCCGGTGCAGAATCCGGTTTTCCTTTTCCGCCAACATACCAAATGGTGTTCCGGGAAAAGGAGTATTGATATAAAACTCGGCCAGATCAATACCGGCATCCTCGGAAAATTTCAAAATCCGGTCGAATACCGCTTCATCCTGATCGTCAAAACCGATACCGTAGGATGCAAAGAAATGAATGCCGGCATCTTCGTTCATTTTCACCAGATCGACGGCATTCCGCCATTCTTCTTTTGTACAATCACTGCTCATCAGACGACGTGAATTCCGGTCAAAGCCGAAAACAGTGTACATCGACGATGCTCCCCCTTTGGCGAGCTTTTTATAGAACTCCGGATCGGGAATCATCATCATGGTGGATGCAAAAAAGATGCTGACATCCATATGCTGCGTCCGTTCCATCAGTGCAAGAACATATTTTTCGCATTTTTTGCTCGGTATCATGATCGTGTCATCGGTGAAATAGAATTCACGATAAGGCATTGATTCGATATCCCTGATGACGCAATCGATTGGACGGAGTCTGAGACGATACCCCTCCTTATGGGGAATAGGGCACATGCCGCACCTTACCGGACATCCACGGGTGGTGAAAACCAGGTGTGCATCCCACTTATA contains the following coding sequences:
- a CDS encoding aminotransferase class I/II-fold pyridoxal phosphate-dependent enzyme: MYYKKSHKLENVLYDIRGPVSREAQRLEEEGYHILKLHTGNPAAFGFDTPDEMLHDVIVNLKHSQGYLDDSRGLFPARKAVFQYYQEKGVEGIDVDDIYIGNGVSELIMMALQALLNTGYEVLIPAPDYPLWTAATNLAGGKPVHYMCDESSGWIPDLKDIKKKASSKTRAIVIINPNNPTGAVYPREVLEEIVDVAREHELIIFSDEIYDKILYDSAVHVPTSLLAPDLLCITFNGLSKSYRAAGFRAGWMAITGTKETASDYMEGLEMLSSTRLCANVPAQFAVQTALGGYQSINDLVKPGGRLYEQRNVCYQLISEIPGVSCVKPQGALYLFPKLDRKKFNIKNDQKLVLDLLLQEHVLIVQGTGFNWPERDHIRIVFLPAVEDLKMACEKIGNFLANYRQE